One window from the genome of bacterium encodes:
- a CDS encoding glycosyltransferase, with product MAARGFGLAVAGGGTGGHIFPGLAVAREFRRAEPDTRVLYLGAAGRLEERVVPREGEWVRFHGLRMSGIAGKGALGALA from the coding sequence ATGGCGGCGCGGGGCTTCGGGCTGGCGGTGGCCGGCGGCGGGACCGGGGGGCACATCTTCCCGGGGCTCGCGGTCGCCCGCGAGTTCCGCCGCGCCGAGCCCGACACGCGCGTGCTGTACCTCGGCGCGGCCGGGCGGCTGGAAGAGCGCGTCGTGCCGCGCGAGGGCGAGTGGGTGCGCTTCCACGGCCTGCGGATGAGCGGGATCGCCGGCAAGGGCGCGCTCGGCGCGCTCGCC
- the ftsW gene encoding putative lipid II flippase FtsW, whose amino-acid sequence MPRKSLPDVWLALPVIVLVVLGIVMIYSASAFVAVREHKPQYHFLVRQLVWAAVGGAALAVVYRVDYRAYRRWALPAAGAVLLLLVAVLVPPFGHLKGGVRRWMGFGPLDFQPSELAKLGLMVFLSAVLAAKRERFLRDGAKAIIPELAIVGGALGLIMLEPDLGTTITLAASLGALLFVGGLRIRNLLIGGGVGAAAVAVSLYFNPYQWHRVQTFLDPWSAARGKGYQTVQAFLALGRGGVAGTGPAASRQKLFFLPAPHTDFILAVIGEELGFLGLVLVVALFGAILWRGMRIALRAPDLFGTYLAFGLTFCLFLQAVINIMVVAGLLPTKGLTLPFLSYGGTSLVASLVAVGVLLNISRHGVTPQVR is encoded by the coding sequence ATGCCGCGCAAGTCTCTGCCGGACGTGTGGCTGGCGCTGCCGGTCATCGTCCTCGTCGTGCTCGGCATCGTCATGATCTACAGCGCCAGCGCCTTCGTCGCGGTGCGCGAGCACAAGCCCCAGTACCACTTCCTCGTGCGCCAGCTCGTCTGGGCCGCCGTCGGCGGCGCCGCGCTCGCCGTCGTCTACCGCGTCGACTACCGCGCGTACCGCCGCTGGGCCCTGCCGGCCGCCGGCGCCGTCCTGCTCCTGCTGGTCGCGGTGCTCGTCCCGCCCTTCGGGCACCTCAAGGGCGGCGTGCGCCGCTGGATGGGGTTCGGCCCCCTGGACTTCCAGCCCTCCGAGCTGGCCAAGCTCGGCCTCATGGTCTTTCTCTCCGCCGTCCTCGCGGCCAAGCGCGAGCGCTTCCTGCGCGACGGGGCCAAGGCGATCATCCCGGAGCTGGCCATCGTCGGCGGCGCCCTCGGCCTGATCATGCTCGAGCCCGACCTCGGGACCACGATCACCCTCGCGGCCTCGCTCGGCGCGCTGCTCTTCGTCGGGGGCCTGCGGATCAGGAACCTCCTGATCGGCGGCGGGGTCGGCGCGGCGGCGGTCGCGGTCTCGCTCTACTTCAACCCCTACCAGTGGCACCGGGTCCAGACCTTCCTCGACCCCTGGAGCGCCGCGCGCGGCAAGGGGTACCAGACGGTGCAGGCGTTCCTCGCGCTCGGCCGCGGCGGCGTCGCCGGCACCGGCCCGGCGGCGAGCCGCCAGAAGCTGTTCTTCCTGCCGGCCCCGCACACCGACTTCATCCTCGCGGTCATCGGCGAGGAACTGGGCTTCCTCGGCCTCGTGCTGGTGGTCGCGCTCTTCGGCGCCATACTCTGGCGCGGGATGCGCATCGCGCTGCGGGCCCCGGACCTCTTCGGCACCTACCTCGCCTTCGGTCTGACCTTCTGCCTCTTCCTCCAGGCCGTCATCAACATCATGGTCGTGGCCGGCCTGCTGCCGACGAAGGGGTTGACGCTGCCGTTCCTCAGCTACGGCGGGACGTCGCTCGTGGCGAGCCTCGTCGCGGTGGGTGTGCTCCTCAACATCTCGCGCCACGGCGTCACGCCGCAGGTGCGGTGA